One window of the Macaca thibetana thibetana isolate TM-01 chromosome 1, ASM2454274v1, whole genome shotgun sequence genome contains the following:
- the TATDN3 gene encoding putative deoxyribonuclease TATDN3 isoform X6 produces the protein MGAARVGLVDCHCHISAPDFDRDLDDVLEKAKKANVVALVAVAEHSGEFEKIMQLSERYNGFVLPCLGVHPVQGLSPEDQRSVTLKDLDVALPIIENYKDRLLAIGEVGLDFSPRFAGTDEQKEEQRQVLIRQIQLAKRLNLPVNVHSRSAGRPTINLLQEQEAETCETVAFNLYMLRNRFTCTRTRKTGTE, from the exons ATGGGAGCGGCGCGCGTAGGGTTGGTGGACTGTCACTGCCACATCTCCGCCCCGGACTTTGACCGC GATTTGGATGATGTGTTGGAGAAAGCCAAGAAG gccaaTGTTGTGGCCCTTGTGGCAGTTGCTGAACATTCAGGAGAATTTGAAAAGATTATGCAACTTTCAGAAAG GTATAATGGGTTTGTCCTACCATGCTTGGGTGTTCATCCAGTTCAAGGACTTTCACCAGAAGACCAAAGAAGTGTCACACTAAAG GATTTGGATGTAGCTTTGCCCATTATCGAGAATTATAAGGATCGGTTGTTGGCAATTGGAGAG GTTGGACTAGATTTCTCCCCTAGATTTGCTGGCACTGATGaacagaaggaagagcaaagacaAGTCCTAATCAGACAGATCCAATTAGCCAAAAGACTAAATTTGCCTGT AAATGTGCACTCACGCTCTGCTGGAAGACCTACCATCAACCTTTTACAAGAGCAAG AAGCAGAAACTTGTGAAACAGTTGCCTTTAACCTCTATATGCTTAGAAACAGATTCACCTGCACTAGGACCAGAAAAACAG